The sequence aaAGACTTCAGAAGCCAGAGAAACCATGAAGAGGCCTCAGCTGAGGCCACACCCTCTGACCGCACATATCTGAGTCCCCAGTTGGCTCCAGCCCCATTAGGTAGCAACCTTTAGATTCTAAGTCTTCAGGCACTGAGAGAATTTAACACCAATTCTTAAACGTCTTGGCGGTATAGCCATAGCTTGCACACCTCCACTGATGGGGAGCTCACTCTGTTAGAAAGCAGCTCCTTTCCTCTTAGAAACTGAGCCAAACTCTGTCTCCTTGTAATGTCCAACTCGTTCAACACAGCCCTGGTCCTGGCAGCCTTGGGATAGCTGTGAGTCCTCTGCCCCCAGCCAGACAGCTCTGCAGAATTTCAGCGGCAGGAGTGCTGGCTCCTCTAAGGATTACCCTACAGATAAATCCAAAGTCCAGACAGAGCCTACAAGGCCTTCGGGGGCATGGGGGAGGGTGTTCCCTGCCACCTCCCCAACTGAATCTGACACCACTCTCCTCTCTTCTGCCacattccagccacactggcttcttttacttcctTAAGTAGGACTTGCTCCCCTGCCACAGTATGTCACAGGCTGTGCTCTGAGCTGCCCTACAGCAatcggggctgggggtggggtggagggggctgGGCTGAGCAGCCCTAATCTCCCCAGGGAGTCTTTGGGGACAGTACTGGAAGGTGCCTAAGTGGCATCCTAGCCCCCATTCCAACCCTCTATCCATCGAAAAGTATCATCACAGAAACAAAGAGCCTaagaaagattttcttttcatttccccaTGAGTGCCTGGAGTTCCTCCATTAGAGCATCTCCTTTGCTCAGTGAAGAGAGCTCAGTCTTTCACAGGCTCCCAGAGGATCACGCCTGGGAGAGCCCTTCAAATCCACATCACTCAGCCTCCTTGTGTTACAAATGGGGCGACTAAGGTCCAGAGAGGGCAAggcacctgcccaaggtcacacagcaagccaGTGACAGAGCGGAGACTGAAATCCACCCGCTCCACTCCCAGCTCTGCGCTGTCAGCCACTGGCCTCTctcacttccctccctcccggcTCCCCCATCTTTGGATGCCTGGACGCAGGCCCCACTCCTCCCATCCTACAGTTTCAGCCTCCAGACCCACCTGGAGGAGTCCTCCTCAGGGGAGAAGGGGCCGTGGAGCTTAATGACGTTGAGTTTCCCCTCAAAGATGCCATAGCTGAGGGTGACCTGCACAGAGAGATGCAGAGAAGAGAGTGAAGAATGCAGGGTGTCCCACTGGCGACCCCACAAGGGGGCAGCATTTGGGCAGAAACAGAGAAGGCACAGAAGGCATTTTGAGGGGCACAAAAAGCCTGCCTCTGCATCTGAAATTCCACCGTCAGTAACGGGTGTTCCGCTGAgggccccaccccactcccctttGACCATAATCCCACTTGTGGCCCCAACGGTCCAGTTTACTAGGGAGGCTGGAACGAGTCCCTCATCtacagattgggaaactgaggctcaaggcgGGAAAGCACCTTTCCAGGAAGTTGCATGCCTGAATGGAGGTTTCCTGAGACCCACTCTAGGGCCTGGGCAATCCATCTCCACCCAGAGCCTAAGGTCACTCCACGAGAAATGAGGGTGCAGGATGATGACAGGCATCAAGAGGTAGTCAAGCACAGTGGTTAAAGACTGTGGGCTTAGGGGCCACCCAAGCAGGGTTCAAATCCCTCTCTGTCCTCTACTAGCTGTGTGCCAGTTAGTtccactctctgggcctcagtttctccatctgtagaatgggaacaaTGTTAGGACTCACCCCCCCACATGAATGCTGTGAGGAAGCAGAGAGTTAAAGAAGTTAAGGCCCCCAGTGTGGTGCCTGGCACAGCGGGGGATCTGAAAACCTCGCCTTTAGGGTGCCCTGGTTTTGGCTGTCCAAAATCTGCCCCTCTTTCCTGGCTGTGATCCTAAGGGGACCAATCTGCATCCCCGTTCTAGGCCTGGCCAATCAACTCTAACTCTAGGCACTGGTAGGAGACAGGTCACGTGACCCAAGTGGGCCATGTGACCAATGAGCACCGGTTCTGAGATCTGGTGGAAGGAGGAGCTCTCTTCCCATGGGTGGGGTGGAAACCAGGGGCTGCCACCTTGCCAGCATGAGGGTTGAGGCTGCCTGAGAATGAGGCCAACGTGGGGGAGGGCACATGAGAGAGGGGACAGAGTCTGAGCGCCCAGACCCTGCCAGATCTAGCAAGTCAGGCCAAGCCCTCAGCTTCTCAGGTACGTGGGCCCATAAATGACCTTTTCTGTTTAATTAGTCTGTTGCCTCTCTGTCCCTTGCAGCCTAAAGGGCTCTGACTCACACCATGGGGCAGAAGATCCCAGGGGCCTCCCAACCAGGACCCTCTACGGGGCTGGAAACCCATGAGTTGGAGGGCGTGTCTGCAAGGCAGAGCCAGTTGGACCTCAGCAGAGTCATTACTTGCCAGGTGGTGGGAGGGGACcctacccctcccccagcctgacaTTACACTTGGATGTCCCTAGTGAAGACCTGGTCCTTCCCAGTGACACCTGGGTGAGAaggaaaagcagcaagggtaagCTTTGGTGAAGGAGAGGGCTGCCAATAGGCAGTTGAAAAGGACTGGCCCCTTCAGAGGGTGCGGGGAGGATGGGAGGttgaagagaggagagagggagggtggtAGCATGTGGCGAGCTGGTGGTCTGAACCTCAAGATGAGCTTCATCTCATGTGTGCAGGTCCCTCCAGCTGGTATTTGGGAACCAGATCAAAGAATTTTAGCATCATAAATGCAGAGCCTTGAGGGTTAGAGGTGGAGAGCTGAGTCACTGCGTGCCCTCAAGGGGATCCTTTaccaccctgggcctcagtttctccatcaatAGGGGAGAGCCCCCACAGACACCTTTCCCAGTGCCACCTGCCCCAAGGCTGGCTCACCTGCTTCGGGAGCTGGGCAGCCCCCAGCAGCTGCAGGGTCTCCAGGTGGGAGTGGAAGAGGGGGCTGGGCTGCAGGTGGCCGCCCAGCTTGCACTCGACGATGTAGCCCACAGTGCAGTCGTCAGGCAGCCGGATGAGGGCAGACGTGTCCACGAAGCGGGGGCCACTGAGGGACAGAGTCATGCTGTAGCCACTGGCCTAAGGCCCTCGACACCTAgagccctccctgcctccctgaagACCCTGCCTCCGCCAGGGCCAGCTGGGAAAACAGAGCTTGGCTCTGGCATCTGCCTCTTGCATACTGTGTAGCCTTGTGCAAGTCACAAGCCTcggggagcctcagtttcctcttctgtaaaatgggcatgataatgGCCCTGCCCTCACAAGGCTGTTGTGAGGAGTAAGTGGAGGAAAGGTGACATGAAGCCCTTTATAAATgtaccctttccttctctctctttcttttcattcattcactcattcattcattcttgagTTGGAGCATCTACCTGCTGCCAGCCACCATGACACAGAGGCTGAGGacagagagatgagaaagaaatgCGTCCTGCCCTCAACAGCAGCCCCGATTCTGGAGGGAGACAGATAGATGAGCAGGTCATTTCAGAGGAGGACTGGTACTAAGTCAGAGGGAAGCATGAGACGTGGGGACACGGGGAGGACAAGGTGGATTCCCAGAGGATGTGACCGTCTTTCGTTTCGCTCTTTACCTAATCATGGCAGTAGCAGTTTTTAAACAGTCTTACAGGATGAGCTGGAGTCAGCCAGGTGCCGCGTAGGGGAGGAGAAGTGTTCAGGCAAGTGCGTCACCTGACTGCATACCCCACAAACGCCGCGGGGGTGCCAGGCGGGGCAGCTTGCCCCGCTGCGCAGGATGCCTGACCGAGTGGGTGCAGAAACCCAGATGTTGCTCCCCTCCCCGGGCTGCACCTGCCCAGAGTGGGTACATTTTTCTAATTCACACAAACGTACCATGGAGGTAGACAGAAGCCTAGATGGGGGCACCCCAGGCCCAGGGATGACCCCTGGTTGTGTGTGCATGCCTGCCGTCGAGAGATACTAGGACAGCACTCCTACTCCCGGTCAGGGCACAAACTGCCCCCGGAGGGCCTCTCCCGTCCAGGGCAGGGCACGGCGGGCTGGTGTAGAGACAAAGCGCACAGGCCTCAGAGCCAAACCCAGCAGCTGAGTGGCCTCGAACCAATTACTTTGCTTAGCCTCTCAGCACCTCGGTTTCCTCAGCCAAGTAGAAATAAGGCCAACACCCCTGCCTCCCTGGGGGCTGTGATACTCTTAGCAAAGCACAGGCCCGGCTCAGAGTCAACCCCCAATTCAAGGTAGTGACACTGGTGTGGctgttaataaaaataacagcccGCTCGGCAGACCTCAAGAGGCTAGACCTTTGCCACGTCCTCTCTAGAATATCAGTACCCCCACCAGGTACTGAGGGCTTCCACTACTCCCACGGTCCCCCTCAGTCTGAGCCCTCTAGGACCATCCCAGCTCAAAttccacctcttccaggaagccttccctcctttccccaaGCAGAAGGCCCTACTCCTTCCTCTGAGTGCCCCTCCAGTGGGCCTTCACCTCCCCTGTGACGGTGACCAGTCAGAAGAGGGCTGAAAACGGGACCTAATGTTTGCTGGGCTCGTGCCAGGTGCCAGCCCAGACACTTTTTCATTTAACCCCTACAACAACCACTGGCCATTGTATTATcaggtccattttacagatgggggcaCTGAGTCTCCCGGAAATTACACGACTTGCCTGTGTGTGGCAGAGTGCACTGGGCGGTGTACCCCAAAGGGCATGGTGACAGGTGGCTTGCTCACCACTAATTGTGTAACTCTGTGATGCAGCGGGAATGAGAGGTAGTTTCTCCTGAGCTCGCTCTCAAGCCCTTCCTGCTGCAAAGGCCCCACCCACACACCAGCCAACACCCTCTCTCtgcaccacccccccacctcttCCACCAGTCTCTAGGTCTCTGCTTACCTGGCCCATGGggccatcttcaaagccagtttGCGGTTGATGCAGAAGCCGGCGCCCCCGGTGGCAAACCAGAACTGTACCAGCCTctgtggggagagatggggagggccAAAATGTAGGgtgagcctggggtgggggcaaCAGCCAGGCCCCCCCTTACCCCCAACCAGCATGGCTCAAAACTTTTTATTTCACATCTCACTAGAGTCTTCCTACAGCCTGACattattgtgcccattttacagataaggaaaccgagaCCCAAAGTCACATACCTATTTAAGAATGATGGGGACACCAATTAGACCCCAATCTGGCTGGATTTCAGTTAAAGAGGACACATATTTGTCCACCCAGTGCACCTTATGCCTATCCTCAGAAACATCCCCATGTGGTTCAGGAGGGACTGCCCAACACAGCTCCTGCTCCCATAGGTCACAGATACAGGTAGGTGCCCCAGGAATGATGGATCACAAGACCACACCTTTGACCCAGTGACTGGCTCAGCAACAGACACATGACTCAGCCAGCCAATCAGAGTCCTCGCCTGAGTTCCATATGCTGTGAGGGAGAGATGCTTTTACAGGGTCACCAGTAAAGATAATCCTGATGCCGTTTACACCAGGCCATGTACACTGGCCTCGCCGCTCCCAACTCCTGGGACTAAGAAAGCTTTTTTGCAAAAGGAGAGAATGAGGTCTcatggaggaaagagagaagggcaGGCAGGCCTGTGAGCCCCTAAAGCCAGCAAACCCCTTGGCATTTCAATCTTAGCAACCAATACCACCGCTTTGGGGTGTAAACCACTTTCTGCCCTCACCCAACATCACCATGGCCCAAGGCCTCTCCTACCTCCTCTGCGAGGACCTGTGAATTCACCCATGCATTTCTTTAAGgcttttgagaaacactgaaccTTTTCAGCTGTACCATCTCTTGGTCAAACAAGTGCCCTAAAGTTACCTTCTCCCAAGTACAGAGTTGGTGCTTCATTGATGCGTGTTGCATTGGGTTGGGTCACCTCCCATGATGCAGCAGTGAGAAGAGCCGTGGGCAGGGAGCTGGAAAGGGGAGGGGCCCCCGCCTCCTCCACTGCACAGCTATGTAACCTTGAGAAAGTTCCTGcccctctctgtacctcagatGTGTCACCTGTGAGTACAACATTGGTTCCAGTTCTGAAATCCGATGGTTCTCCTGGCCCAGAGGTGTCCTCCTCCTAAAGACCTCCATGAGCTTACTTCTGGAAACTCTGCCCTCTTAGAGAGAGGCCAGGCCTCAGCCAGGCAGAATGAATGTTTTCTTGAGGACCTGACACACAGGAGGCGCCcaataaatgcttgtttaatGAATTAATGAGGGCAGGGCTTCCACTCCCAGAGAACTGTAGCAACATCAGCAGCGACCATGCAAGCACCTAACCCTGAGCACTGATTATGAGGAAGCCTGTGCTGCAGGTGAGGGGACCAAGGTGCACAGAACGGAGGTCACTTGACTGAGGTCCCAGAGCTGGGACTGACTCCAAGCCCGAGCCCTTGCCCCCTTTGCTGTCCCACCCTGGGGGATGCCAGGGTCTTAACAGGCCGGGACACTTTTGGAGCAGAGTCCTGGGATCCCGCTGGTGGGGTGTCTGACAAGGAGGGCATTCATGCATGTTGTGAGGTCGGGGACTGGGTGGGCCCAGGTCTGGGTGTGTCCTGAACCAGCACAGGAAGAACACGCCTCAGAGATGAGGCTGAGCTGAGTCGGGTGCTGATTGACAACGCTCACTAGGGTCCGCCACGTGGCAGATCCCGTTCCAAGTAGATGActgcatttaattctttttttgctCACAACGGCCCTATGAGGTAGTAACTGTTTTCActgattttacagataaggaaaccgaggcacagagaggtgaggtgacttcattcaaggtcacagagccaggaggTAGCAGGGCTGGTGTGTGAACCCTGGGAGTCAGGTTCCAGAGCGGAGCTCTCAAACCCTTAGGTCAGGGGTGAGGTGGTGTGGGAGTCGGGAGGACCCCGCGGTTCACCTGGCATCAGCTCGCTCACACACGCTCCCCCAAGGCCCAGGAAGATTTAATTAGGGCTCAGAGGCTGATTAGCTGCAGATAATTAAGGTTCTGTGTTCCCTGCTCTTGGTTTCCCTAGTGAAGCAGATGGTAAGCCTGGGAGGGAGAAAACCCCACAACTGGCCCAGCTCCCGCTCCAGGCACCACGTCTAGAGACGGGGACCCACGGCCTGACTCTTCACAGGGGCCAAGGGAGCCCTAGGGGCAAAATCTGGCGACCTAAACCTGTCCATTCAGGTCTGGAGCTGAAGCTGGTGCTGAGGACCCTGTTGTGCCAGGTGTCAACACAGTTGCTGGTTAGTGAAATCTGGAAAGAGGAGGGGTGtctagaggaggggaggggagggttcaGGGGCTCCCGGCAGCCACAATTTACTACCCGGCCCAGCAGATTCAGCATTTTAACGAACTGTACAACTACATGGTGATACCAGGTGGCTAGCAGCCCCGCCGTGGAGTCAGGAAGCCTCAACTCACCGCCCCCCTCCCATGCTCACTGTGTGACCAGGAAGAGCCACTGCTCCTCCGTGGCCGAGGCCCTACTAAGCGCCAGTCTCTGTGCCTTACCTGCATTATCTCAATCTCCCCATTTCATAAAGGAGGAGACAGGATCACAGGCGAAGCCACCACCCCAGACACACCCGGATGCAGCCAAATCTGAAACCCGGAAAACCCACCGGACCCCTCCACAGCCCCGCCCCCGCACGGCCCCGCCCCGCAtggccccgcccccggggccagCGGCCAATGCACAAAGGAGGCAGCGAGGGAACCCACCGTGCGGTTGTTGGGCTGCGGCTCAGAAGCGTGGATAGGCCGGTTCAGGCTGGGCCGGCCGATGTAGACGTCGCGGGTCCACGGAAAGGTTTTTAGCAGCTTCAGCAGCGCCCTCGGGTTCAGATAGTTGTCGTCATCCACATGACAGAACCACCTGTGGGGATGGAATGCGGGACAGCGAACTTGGAGGGGGTTCCCAAGGGCTGCCAGCCAGCCAGATTCAGCCCTGAGCCCTCATAATCAGTCAACAGACTTACGGGGTGGGGGAGGCTAACACTGAAGGCACTGGTGTGTTCTGTGCCAGGCAGCGTCTGGTGTAAGCTCATGAGGAAGTTGTGCCCACTTCACAGGTGGGAACCAAGACTCAGGAAGGTTAAGacgcttgcccaaggtcacacagcccgtGAATAGCAGAATTTGAATCCCATCTGTCTGTCCAGAGACAGACCCCAGCAGGCCCTACATGTGATTAAATTCACAGGGCCCGGACAACCTTGCTTTTTTGACAAGACATCTCATTTAGGAACTGGCCTGAGGCAAAGGTCACGCCTGCCCCCAAAGACCAAGGTGAACTCACCTCAGTCCGCTGGCCAAGAAGGCATCAAACTCAGCAGCCATCTTGCAGGACAGGGCAGGGTGGCTGTGCTCTGCAGAGCAGTTGGTGACCACGAGGTGGGACCCTGAAAAAGGGAGGACAGGTCAggggcccctgcccagcccctcccaACAGCCCTACACAGTGTGAGAATGCAGAGGAAGGTGGGGCCTCAGAAAGCCTGGAGCAGTGCCTCCGCTCCCATTTTCCATATGGGGAAGCTGAGGTCGGGGAGGGCTGACCTGCCCAGGACCCTGGAGCTAATGGACAGTAGGCCGGGCTGGGACCCACGTGTCCAGGGTCTTGTCTAGCACAGTTCCTCCCCACACCCATACCCGTTTCCAGGGAAGAAGCCTGCTCCCCTCCTGGGCAAAAGGGGAATCCCCATGTGACAAGGGTGGGCAGCCCTGTTTCCTGGGGAACCCCAGGCCAGGGGACAGCCACCCCAGCTTTCCCTGGCAAGAGCCGAGGGGCCCCCAACCCACCCAGAGTTACCCAGTCTCTCCTGGAGGCCTTCATCCAGGCTGTCGGTGAAGATGAACGtctaggaaggagaaaggaatcaGGACTGGGGTCGGCCAAGGAGAGTGCCGGGCAGCCCACAGCCCACCACAGCCAAGTCCAGGTGGATACACACATGGCAGACCTCTGTCCTCCTTCAGTGATGGACACACACCTCTCTCACAGCCACACGCTCCTTTAGGACAACATGACTTTCTCAGCTACCCCGCCCCCCATACAACACACACAACCCAGCTTTTGTACAACTTCGCGGTATACACCAGCCCATCAGTCTCACACTCAGCCCCCTTACGGACCAGCACCCACAGGGTCCCTACCAGAGTCACACACCCTTAGCAGAATCACACCTtcgtcatacacacacacacacacacacacacacacacacacacactcactcacatcacacatacacacacacatcacataacacacacacatcacatcacacacacgcaaacacatcACACatcacataacacacacacatcacatcacACACGCAAACACATCACATAACACACACATCATATCGCacatatatcacacacacacaccacacacacgtcacacacacacatcacatcacAAAAACACATCACATCACACATCACATCACACATCACATCACACACACATCACAGTCCCGCTTGGCCCTTCCACATATACAGAACCCTAAATACTTGTTCAGTAGACAGACCCACACACTAGGACACCAAACTACTTAGGGAGACGGTCACGACCTTCACAGCCACGCAAACTCCCTGCGCAAGTGTCGGGGCCCTTACACATCTCCCAGGTGGGAGACGTGACCCACCAACAGCACTCATACACCTGGTCCCCCATGACCTCACTAAACGTCCAGACAGGTGTTGTGTTCTGTCCCCTTCACAGATGGCAAAACGGAAGCTAAGTGACGGAGCAAGGCTGTGTGGTTGGCAGGAGgtgagctaggatttgaacctagcCTGGACCTCTCCCCGCCCTCAACTCCCACTACGACCAGACTATTCCCTGGGGGTCTAGCAGGCACCCCAGACTGAGGGCGAGAACACCGAGCCCCCAAGCACCCCCAGACCTGGGCTCCTCTCACTCTTCCCCATCTTGCTGGAACCCAACACCTTGGGGTCACCgtgcctcctctctttctctcacacccacATCCAGTCTGTCAACAAATTCTGTCCACCCAACTTTCAAACCGCCCGGGGCGCActctctccctccagcctccACGGCCGGCCCTCGGCCCAGCCCACCCTCGTCACCTCCTGCCCGTTTTGCTGCAGTCACCTTTTCCCTGCTCTCCCTGCTCTGTCCTGCCCCACCCCAAGGCTATTTTCAACACAGCCCCCGGGGGAGCCTGTAAAATAAGTCAGACCTTTCTTGCCCTGCTCCCTGGCAAACTTTTGCCACCAAACAGTCACCCAGATAGCGGAACTCTCTCAAGTCTAGAGCGTGGGCCAAATGGGCCAGGGAATGCCTGTGAATGAATCGGTGGGGGGAGGCAGAAGGGAGGGGTCCCCGCAGCAGGGCCCGGGGGCTGAGCAGGGTGTATGAGGCTGGTGTTTCGGTCCCCGGGAATCCTGAAGTTGGCACAGAGCGGCGGGCAGAGTTTCCTCTGAGCTGAAGGTTGCATTTGATTTGTTCAAGGAGGGACTCTGACAATGGTTAAAACCTCGCGGGAAAACAAAGGGACAGACAGCCTgctggggtcaggggaggggTGGCCGGGGGCCATCTGCTGCAGAGGAGGGGAGATGTGGGGCCATTGTtgctccccccatcccccacccgcCCTCCTCGAGGACTGTGGGGAAGAGGAAGACCCCCCCCCCGAATCACAAAACGTGCCTCCCCCGAGCCCACCCCCTTTGCCTGGGACAAAGGCCCCACACGAGCCCCAGCTCGCTGCCACAAAGGCCCACCTGCCACCCGGCTGCCTTAACCAGCTGGGCCGGGTGCCCAGCCCTGGCTTTAACCAGCTCAGGACCGCTGCTGGTAGCAGAGCTGAAAGAAGCTCCGAGACCCTCCTGCCCTGTGTggctggggaagctgaggctgaaCGGTGGAAGGCCCTGGCCAAGGTCACAGGAAGAGAAGAGCCAAAGGGTGGAAACGAAGGGGGCCCAGATGCAGCGGCAAGAGTgggtctctctgtctcctctcctcttcctctgggtatctttcctgttttcaattctgcCTTAAAGGACAAGATTTCTAGACTCTGCCCCTTGTGctaggggcaggggtgggaggagtgggAGTGTCCAACCGAGTGAATTCATCTCCTACCTCTGCTTAACCTTgctcggtttcctcacctgtcaacTGAGAATATCAATACCTGCCACTCGGGTTATTGTGAGGGTTCAGTAGAGTGATGTACCTGATATGCTGTCACTCAGATGCTGAGCAGCTGGCAGGTACTCCCTCTGGCTGCCTGCTTAGCATCTGGCATTGAGCTCAGGGCACAGAGGGGGCCTGCTTGCTTCTCCTCTGCCGGCCTGGTCCTGCCAGGCCCAGACACCCAGGCTGGAGGCCCAAGTGACTAGGCAGCTCTGGGATCCCGGGTCTCAGCAGAGAAGGAGGGGCCCCAGCGGGAGATGGCAGCTGGGTCCTACAGGGCTCTGCCCCCTCAGGCCTTCGGTACAAGCACTTcctcctctctggcctcagtttcctcatccggaGCAAGCGCACCACCATAGTGATCAAGACGAGACAGGAAAGGGCCTCTGACCACGTGAGGCCATGCTCCCGGGTACACACAGACACAGCACCATAAACAGGAAGGTCTGCGGGGAGGGCCGGGCTTGGCGGCTTCCGCAAGTGGAACCAGAATCTCCCCCAAGATGAGAAGCTGTGCAGAGCCCCAGGGAAGAGCCTGGGGTGCTGGGGGTACAGCAAGGAAAGGGTTAATCCCTGGTGCTAGGAAATCAGGGCGGggtgccccctccccaggggGCCCTGGCCTCTTCCAGGCACCATCTCCCCCCTCCTTGGTCTCCAGAAGCCCCCAACCCCCTCCGAAGCCTCGTCACTTCCACTGAGCCAAAGTGgcgacagtgtgtgtgtgtgtgtgtgtgtgtgtgtgtgtgagagagagagagagagagagagagagaatctgccTCTCCACCTCCCCCAGGGATGACTCCCAGCACCCCCAAATCACTGACTTTGTCTTGAGGAGGGCACTGGATGTGAGGAGGGGAAGAGCCAGAAGGGACTCAGTGTGTCAGAGCCACCTCCCCAGAAAGACAAAAGCCACGCACCCCTGTGACACACACGCCTCTTGTCACGGCACATCTAACACTGACACTGGCTCCATGCAGGTGAGCATGCACGcgggtgtacacacacacacacacacacacacacaatcccacATGCCAGGCAGACCTCTGCCCTGACCTCTTGCCCACCACTACCTCAGCCACCACCATCACAGCACACACCCCACCTCCCTCGCTCGGAAACTGCCCCACAGGAAATGGAGCACAGGAGGCGAGGTGCCACCGCCCCGGGCAGCAGAGGCgtgggggcaggggctggcagGAATTCTGAAAGGATGCCCCCCTGCCGCTCTCCCCGAACAGGCCCCCCCCAGACTGTCCCCTCCTCAGCGGCTCGGTCCCCGTGCTCCCCCCTCACAGCCAGGGCAGCAGGACAGCACCAGGGCCTAGACAGGGGGCTGCCCAGCCCGGGCGCGTGTCAGAGCCAGGACCTCCCGGGGGCCTCTGTCCCGGCAGCCCAACACCCCCCATTGCCCCCGATGCCAGGCTGGGCCAGGGTGGACAGGAATGAAACCTGAGCCAGGACAACCAGGGGATAGAGGGACCACCCCCGAGAAGGGACCCGGGAGCCCGGGGTaggggcccagcctggccccagaAGAAACGAAGCAGTGGGCCTGAGGAGCACCTGGCCCCGGGGCCACCAAGGGCCACAGTCAGGGCCGCAGGAGCCCCCGATCCTTCCCGGAAGGAGCGAGAAGACATCCCTGGTGGGGCAGGCGGGTCAGCAGCTTCCCCCTCGAGGCCGCCAGGGACCCCAGCTCGGTAGAAAGTCCTCTGTGAGTCCCTCGGACCAGAGGCCACTCCTGGGGCCCGCAGTCACCCGCTTGTCACCTGTTCCCTGGTCCTGGAGACCCACGTGTCGAGCAGCAGCTCCAGGCGGGAGCGGTG is a genomic window of Kogia breviceps isolate mKogBre1 chromosome 12, mKogBre1 haplotype 1, whole genome shotgun sequence containing:
- the MFNG gene encoding beta-1,3-N-acetylglucosaminyltransferase manic fringe isoform X2, coding for MSSSQSRQPGPSTAPAWSCCSTRGSPGPGNRRSSSPTAWMKASRRDWVTLGSHLVVTNCSAEHSHPALSCKMAAEFDAFLASGLRWFCHVDDDNYLNPRALLKLLKTFPWTRDVYIGRPSLNRPIHASEPQPNNRTRLVQFWFATGGAGFCINRKLALKMAPWASGPRFVDTSALIRLPDDCTVGYIVECKLGGHLQPSPLFHSHLETLQLLGAAQLPKQVTLSYGIFEGKLNVIKLHGPFSPEEDSSRFRSLHCLLYPDTPWCPQLVAR
- the MFNG gene encoding beta-1,3-N-acetylglucosaminyltransferase manic fringe isoform X1, with the protein product MQCRLLRGLAGVLLTLLCMGLLSLRYYSSPSPQGVPETPGLSPPSPRPPELQLHDVFIAVKTTRAFHRSRLELLLDTWVSRTREQTFIFTDSLDEGLQERLGSHLVVTNCSAEHSHPALSCKMAAEFDAFLASGLRWFCHVDDDNYLNPRALLKLLKTFPWTRDVYIGRPSLNRPIHASEPQPNNRTRLVQFWFATGGAGFCINRKLALKMAPWASGPRFVDTSALIRLPDDCTVGYIVECKLGGHLQPSPLFHSHLETLQLLGAAQLPKQVTLSYGIFEGKLNVIKLHGPFSPEEDSSRFRSLHCLLYPDTPWCPQLVAR